A genomic segment from Peromyscus maniculatus bairdii isolate BWxNUB_F1_BW_parent chromosome 11, HU_Pman_BW_mat_3.1, whole genome shotgun sequence encodes:
- the Cd55 gene encoding complement decay-accelerating factor isoform X5: MLIRHCYPNPGGLLPRPGAGGHGTDGCGVLGCLGCDGSRDRRPREKQEGGSRANLQPCSWFFYSKAEEARGLSTCAPESPVASSALRHSLGCRNLRPAVVSAWISSDCGPPPEMPNATPEVDGKTSFPEYSNVVYSCNKGFKKIPDKEHTVLCLENGQWSTIETFCNKSCDAPTRVSFASLKKEYNNLNYFPIGTTVEYECRPGFQRQPLLSGISTCLENLEWSKVEEICKKKVCPNPGEIKNGHITIVTDISFGSEIRFSCDTGYRLVGSTSSFCSLSGKTVAWSDEFPECIEILCPDPPQIENGRIKEESDTYAYRHAVTYVCDKGFVLLGKSSIYCNVDNGQGKWSDPAPQCIEKSKIPSTSPKPTTVNVPGTSKPTTVNVPGTRVSPTSQKPTTVNVPVTQRVPATKTTTRHPPGTSKDKERSTSDGNRLIYGHTCLITLTVLHAMLLLTGQLT, encoded by the exons ATGCTCATCAGGCATTGTTACCCAAACCCGGGGGGCCTCCTCCCGCGGCCAGGTGCCGGAGGCCACGGGACGGATGGGTGTGGAGTGCTGGGCTGTCTGGGCTGTGATGGATCCCGCGACCGGAGACCGAGGGAAAAGCAAGAGGGAGGGTCGAGGGCGAATCTCCAGCCCTGCTCCTGGTTCTTTTATTCTAAGGCGGAGGAGGCCAGAGGGCTGTCCACCTGCGCCCCTGAGAGTCCAGTTGCCAGCAGCGCCCTGCGCCACTCACTTGGGTGTCGGAACTTGCGCCCAGCCGTGGTGTCGGCGTGGATATCGA GCGACTGCGGCCCACCTCCAGAAATGCCTAACGCCACGCCAGAGGTGGATGGGAAAACCAGTTTTCCCGAGTACAGCAATGTGGTATATTCATGTAATAAAGGCTTTAAGAAAATTCCAGACAAGGAACACACAGTGTTGTGTCTTGAAAATGGTCAATGGTCTACCATCGAAACATTCTGTAATA AAAGCTGTGATGCTCCAACAAGAGTGTCTTTTGCATCTCTCAAAAAGGAATATAACAACTTGAATTATTTCCCAATTGGTACCACTGTAGAATATGAATGTCGGCCAGGATTTCAAAGACAACCTTTACTATCAGGCATATCAACTTGCCTTGAGAATTTAGAATGGTCCAAAGTTGAAGAAATTTGTAAAA aaaaagtaTGTCCTAATCCTGGAGAAATAAAAAATGGTCATATCACCATAGTAACCGACATATCATTTGGTTCAGAAATACGCTTCTCATGCGACACAGG GTACAGGCTGGTTGGCTCAACCTCTAGCTTCTGCTCTCTTTCCGGAAAAACCGTCGCGTGGAGTGATGAATTTCCCGAGTGCATAG aaattttgtgTCCAGATCCACCACAAATCGAGAATGGACGTATTAAAGAGGAAAGTGATACTTACGCATATAGACACGCTGTCACCTACGTGTGTGACAAAGGCTTCGTCCTGCTTGGAAAGAGTTCCATTTATTGTAACGTGGATAATGGCCAAGGGAAATGGAGTGACCCAGCACCCCAGTGCATAG AGAAATCCAAGATCCCATCAACATCTCCAAAACCGACAACAGTTAATGTTCCAGGTACTTCAAAACCGACAACAGTTAATGTTCCAGGTACAAGAGTGTCACCAACATCTCAGAAACCTACCACAGTTAATGTTCCAG TAACGCAGCGTGTACCTGCTACCAAGACAACCACACGTCATCCACCAGGAACATCTAAAGATAAAGAAAGGTCTACCTCAG ATGGTAACCGTCTTATATATG
- the Cd55 gene encoding complement decay-accelerating factor isoform X11, which yields MGRARAPGTRSPPPPPRVPPLPLLLLLSSSLLLLSPSVQGDCGPPPEMPNATPEVDGKTSFPEYSNVVYSCNKGFKKIPDKEHTVLCLENGQWSTIETFCNKSCDAPTRVSFASLKKEYNNLNYFPIGTTVEYECRPGFQRQPLLSGISTCLENLEWSKVEEICKKKVCPNPGEIKNGHITIVTDISFGSEIRFSCDTGYRLVGSTSSFCSLSGKTVAWSDEFPECIEILCPDPPQIENGRIKEESDTYAYRHAVTYVCDKGFVLLGKSSIYCNVDNGQGKWSDPAPQCIEKSKIPSTSPKPTTVNVPGTSKPTTVNVPGTRVSPTSQKPTTVNVPGTRVSPTSQKPTTVNVPVTQRVPATKTTTRHPPGTSKDKERSTSDGNRLIYGLVAGTIVIDSILILKTSWILFKPDRSSDYREQKRDVSV from the exons ATGGGCCGCGCACGCGCGCCGGGGACCCGgtcaccgccgccgccgccgcgggtgccgccgctgccgctgctgctgctgctgtcgtcgtcgctgctgctgctgtccccgAGCGTGCAGG GCGACTGCGGCCCACCTCCAGAAATGCCTAACGCCACGCCAGAGGTGGATGGGAAAACCAGTTTTCCCGAGTACAGCAATGTGGTATATTCATGTAATAAAGGCTTTAAGAAAATTCCAGACAAGGAACACACAGTGTTGTGTCTTGAAAATGGTCAATGGTCTACCATCGAAACATTCTGTAATA AAAGCTGTGATGCTCCAACAAGAGTGTCTTTTGCATCTCTCAAAAAGGAATATAACAACTTGAATTATTTCCCAATTGGTACCACTGTAGAATATGAATGTCGGCCAGGATTTCAAAGACAACCTTTACTATCAGGCATATCAACTTGCCTTGAGAATTTAGAATGGTCCAAAGTTGAAGAAATTTGTAAAA aaaaagtaTGTCCTAATCCTGGAGAAATAAAAAATGGTCATATCACCATAGTAACCGACATATCATTTGGTTCAGAAATACGCTTCTCATGCGACACAGG GTACAGGCTGGTTGGCTCAACCTCTAGCTTCTGCTCTCTTTCCGGAAAAACCGTCGCGTGGAGTGATGAATTTCCCGAGTGCATAG aaattttgtgTCCAGATCCACCACAAATCGAGAATGGACGTATTAAAGAGGAAAGTGATACTTACGCATATAGACACGCTGTCACCTACGTGTGTGACAAAGGCTTCGTCCTGCTTGGAAAGAGTTCCATTTATTGTAACGTGGATAATGGCCAAGGGAAATGGAGTGACCCAGCACCCCAGTGCATAG AGAAATCCAAGATCCCATCAACATCTCCAAAACCGACAACAGTTAATGTTCCAGGTACTTCAAAACCGACAACAGTTAATGTTCCAGGTACAAGAGTGTCACCAACATCTCAGAAACCTACCACAGTTAATGTTCCAGGCACAAGAGTCTCACCAACATCTCAGAAACCCACCACAGTTAATGTTCCAG TAACGCAGCGTGTACCTGCTACCAAGACAACCACACGTCATCCACCAGGAACATCTAAAGATAAAGAAAGGTCTACCTCAG ATGGTAACCGTCTTATATATG
- the Cd55 gene encoding complement decay-accelerating factor isoform X2, with protein MLIRHCYPNPGGLLPRPGAGGHGTDGCGVLGCLGCDGSRDRRPREKQEGGSRANLQPCSWFFYSKAEEARGLSTCAPESPVASSALRHSLGCRNLRPAVVSAWISSDCGPPPEMPNATPEVDGKTSFPEYSNVVYSCNKGFKKIPDKEHTVLCLENGQWSTIETFCNKSCDAPTRVSFASLKKEYNNLNYFPIGTTVEYECRPGFQRQPLLSGISTCLENLEWSKVEEICKKKVCPNPGEIKNGHITIVTDISFGSEIRFSCDTGYRLVGSTSSFCSLSGKTVAWSDEFPECIEILCPDPPQIENGRIKEESDTYAYRHAVTYVCDKGFVLLGKSSIYCNVDNGQGKWSDPAPQCIEKSKIPSTSPKPTTVNVPGTSKPTTVNVPGTRVSPTSQKPTTVNVPGTRVSPTSQKPTTVNVPVTQRVPATKTTTRHPPGTSKDKERSTSDGNRLIYGHTCLITLTVLHAMLLLTGQLT; from the exons ATGCTCATCAGGCATTGTTACCCAAACCCGGGGGGCCTCCTCCCGCGGCCAGGTGCCGGAGGCCACGGGACGGATGGGTGTGGAGTGCTGGGCTGTCTGGGCTGTGATGGATCCCGCGACCGGAGACCGAGGGAAAAGCAAGAGGGAGGGTCGAGGGCGAATCTCCAGCCCTGCTCCTGGTTCTTTTATTCTAAGGCGGAGGAGGCCAGAGGGCTGTCCACCTGCGCCCCTGAGAGTCCAGTTGCCAGCAGCGCCCTGCGCCACTCACTTGGGTGTCGGAACTTGCGCCCAGCCGTGGTGTCGGCGTGGATATCGA GCGACTGCGGCCCACCTCCAGAAATGCCTAACGCCACGCCAGAGGTGGATGGGAAAACCAGTTTTCCCGAGTACAGCAATGTGGTATATTCATGTAATAAAGGCTTTAAGAAAATTCCAGACAAGGAACACACAGTGTTGTGTCTTGAAAATGGTCAATGGTCTACCATCGAAACATTCTGTAATA AAAGCTGTGATGCTCCAACAAGAGTGTCTTTTGCATCTCTCAAAAAGGAATATAACAACTTGAATTATTTCCCAATTGGTACCACTGTAGAATATGAATGTCGGCCAGGATTTCAAAGACAACCTTTACTATCAGGCATATCAACTTGCCTTGAGAATTTAGAATGGTCCAAAGTTGAAGAAATTTGTAAAA aaaaagtaTGTCCTAATCCTGGAGAAATAAAAAATGGTCATATCACCATAGTAACCGACATATCATTTGGTTCAGAAATACGCTTCTCATGCGACACAGG GTACAGGCTGGTTGGCTCAACCTCTAGCTTCTGCTCTCTTTCCGGAAAAACCGTCGCGTGGAGTGATGAATTTCCCGAGTGCATAG aaattttgtgTCCAGATCCACCACAAATCGAGAATGGACGTATTAAAGAGGAAAGTGATACTTACGCATATAGACACGCTGTCACCTACGTGTGTGACAAAGGCTTCGTCCTGCTTGGAAAGAGTTCCATTTATTGTAACGTGGATAATGGCCAAGGGAAATGGAGTGACCCAGCACCCCAGTGCATAG AGAAATCCAAGATCCCATCAACATCTCCAAAACCGACAACAGTTAATGTTCCAGGTACTTCAAAACCGACAACAGTTAATGTTCCAGGTACAAGAGTGTCACCAACATCTCAGAAACCTACCACAGTTAATGTTCCAGGCACAAGAGTCTCACCAACATCTCAGAAACCCACCACAGTTAATGTTCCAG TAACGCAGCGTGTACCTGCTACCAAGACAACCACACGTCATCCACCAGGAACATCTAAAGATAAAGAAAGGTCTACCTCAG ATGGTAACCGTCTTATATATG
- the Cd55 gene encoding complement decay-accelerating factor isoform X14, producing the protein MGRARAPGTRSPPPPPRVPPLPLLLLLSSSLLLLSPSVQGDCGPPPEMPNATPEVDGKTSFPEYSNVVYSCNKGFKKIPDKEHTVLCLENGQWSTIETFCNKSCDAPTRVSFASLKKEYNNLNYFPIGTTVEYECRPGFQRQPLLSGISTCLENLEWSKVEEICKKKVCPNPGEIKNGHITIVTDISFGSEIRFSCDTGYRLVGSTSSFCSLSGKTVAWSDEFPECIEILCPDPPQIENGRIKEESDTYAYRHAVTYVCDKGFVLLGKSSIYCNVDNGQGKWSDPAPQCIEKSKIPSTSPKPTTVNVPGTSKPTTVNVPGTRVSPTSQKPTTVNVPVTQRVPATKTTTRHPPGTSKDKERSTSDGNRLIYGLVAGTIVIDSILILKTSWILFKPDRSSDYREQKRDVSV; encoded by the exons ATGGGCCGCGCACGCGCGCCGGGGACCCGgtcaccgccgccgccgccgcgggtgccgccgctgccgctgctgctgctgctgtcgtcgtcgctgctgctgctgtccccgAGCGTGCAGG GCGACTGCGGCCCACCTCCAGAAATGCCTAACGCCACGCCAGAGGTGGATGGGAAAACCAGTTTTCCCGAGTACAGCAATGTGGTATATTCATGTAATAAAGGCTTTAAGAAAATTCCAGACAAGGAACACACAGTGTTGTGTCTTGAAAATGGTCAATGGTCTACCATCGAAACATTCTGTAATA AAAGCTGTGATGCTCCAACAAGAGTGTCTTTTGCATCTCTCAAAAAGGAATATAACAACTTGAATTATTTCCCAATTGGTACCACTGTAGAATATGAATGTCGGCCAGGATTTCAAAGACAACCTTTACTATCAGGCATATCAACTTGCCTTGAGAATTTAGAATGGTCCAAAGTTGAAGAAATTTGTAAAA aaaaagtaTGTCCTAATCCTGGAGAAATAAAAAATGGTCATATCACCATAGTAACCGACATATCATTTGGTTCAGAAATACGCTTCTCATGCGACACAGG GTACAGGCTGGTTGGCTCAACCTCTAGCTTCTGCTCTCTTTCCGGAAAAACCGTCGCGTGGAGTGATGAATTTCCCGAGTGCATAG aaattttgtgTCCAGATCCACCACAAATCGAGAATGGACGTATTAAAGAGGAAAGTGATACTTACGCATATAGACACGCTGTCACCTACGTGTGTGACAAAGGCTTCGTCCTGCTTGGAAAGAGTTCCATTTATTGTAACGTGGATAATGGCCAAGGGAAATGGAGTGACCCAGCACCCCAGTGCATAG AGAAATCCAAGATCCCATCAACATCTCCAAAACCGACAACAGTTAATGTTCCAGGTACTTCAAAACCGACAACAGTTAATGTTCCAGGTACAAGAGTGTCACCAACATCTCAGAAACCTACCACAGTTAATGTTCCAG TAACGCAGCGTGTACCTGCTACCAAGACAACCACACGTCATCCACCAGGAACATCTAAAGATAAAGAAAGGTCTACCTCAG ATGGTAACCGTCTTATATATG
- the Cd55 gene encoding complement decay-accelerating factor isoform X19, whose translation MGRARAPGTRSPPPPPRVPPLPLLLLLSSSLLLLSPSVQGDCGPPPEMPNATPEVDGKTSFPEYSNVVYSCNKGFKKIPDKEHTVLCLENGQWSTIETFCNKSCDAPTRVSFASLKKEYNNLNYFPIGTTVEYECRPGFQRQPLLSGISTCLENLEWSKVEEICKKKVCPNPGEIKNGHITIVTDISFGSEIRFSCDTGYRLVGSTSSFCSLSGKTVAWSDEFPECIEILCPDPPQIENGRIKEESDTYAYRHAVTYVCDKGFVLLGKSSIYCNVDNGQGKWSDPAPQCIEKSKIPSTSPKPTTVNVPVTQRVPATKTTTRHPPGTSKDKERSTSDGNRLIYGHTCLITLTVLHAMLLLTGQLT comes from the exons ATGGGCCGCGCACGCGCGCCGGGGACCCGgtcaccgccgccgccgccgcgggtgccgccgctgccgctgctgctgctgctgtcgtcgtcgctgctgctgctgtccccgAGCGTGCAGG GCGACTGCGGCCCACCTCCAGAAATGCCTAACGCCACGCCAGAGGTGGATGGGAAAACCAGTTTTCCCGAGTACAGCAATGTGGTATATTCATGTAATAAAGGCTTTAAGAAAATTCCAGACAAGGAACACACAGTGTTGTGTCTTGAAAATGGTCAATGGTCTACCATCGAAACATTCTGTAATA AAAGCTGTGATGCTCCAACAAGAGTGTCTTTTGCATCTCTCAAAAAGGAATATAACAACTTGAATTATTTCCCAATTGGTACCACTGTAGAATATGAATGTCGGCCAGGATTTCAAAGACAACCTTTACTATCAGGCATATCAACTTGCCTTGAGAATTTAGAATGGTCCAAAGTTGAAGAAATTTGTAAAA aaaaagtaTGTCCTAATCCTGGAGAAATAAAAAATGGTCATATCACCATAGTAACCGACATATCATTTGGTTCAGAAATACGCTTCTCATGCGACACAGG GTACAGGCTGGTTGGCTCAACCTCTAGCTTCTGCTCTCTTTCCGGAAAAACCGTCGCGTGGAGTGATGAATTTCCCGAGTGCATAG aaattttgtgTCCAGATCCACCACAAATCGAGAATGGACGTATTAAAGAGGAAAGTGATACTTACGCATATAGACACGCTGTCACCTACGTGTGTGACAAAGGCTTCGTCCTGCTTGGAAAGAGTTCCATTTATTGTAACGTGGATAATGGCCAAGGGAAATGGAGTGACCCAGCACCCCAGTGCATAG AGAAATCCAAGATCCCATCAACATCTCCAAAACCGACAACAGTTAATGTTCCAG TAACGCAGCGTGTACCTGCTACCAAGACAACCACACGTCATCCACCAGGAACATCTAAAGATAAAGAAAGGTCTACCTCAG ATGGTAACCGTCTTATATATG
- the Cd55 gene encoding complement decay-accelerating factor isoform X16, which translates to MGRARAPGTRSPPPPPRVPPLPLLLLLSSSLLLLSPSVQGDCGPPPEMPNATPEVDGKTSFPEYSNVVYSCNKGFKKIPDKEHTVLCLENGQWSTIETFCNKSCDAPTRVSFASLKKEYNNLNYFPIGTTVEYECRPGFQRQPLLSGISTCLENLEWSKVEEICKKKVCPNPGEIKNGHITIVTDISFGSEIRFSCDTGYRLVGSTSSFCSLSGKTVAWSDEFPECIEILCPDPPQIENGRIKEESDTYAYRHAVTYVCDKGFVLLGKSSIYCNVDNGQGKWSDPAPQCIEKSKIPSTSPKPTTVNVPGTSKPTTVNVPVTQRVPATKTTTRHPPGTSKDKERSTSDGNRLIYGLVAGTIVIDSILILKTSWILFKPDRSSDYREQKRDVSV; encoded by the exons ATGGGCCGCGCACGCGCGCCGGGGACCCGgtcaccgccgccgccgccgcgggtgccgccgctgccgctgctgctgctgctgtcgtcgtcgctgctgctgctgtccccgAGCGTGCAGG GCGACTGCGGCCCACCTCCAGAAATGCCTAACGCCACGCCAGAGGTGGATGGGAAAACCAGTTTTCCCGAGTACAGCAATGTGGTATATTCATGTAATAAAGGCTTTAAGAAAATTCCAGACAAGGAACACACAGTGTTGTGTCTTGAAAATGGTCAATGGTCTACCATCGAAACATTCTGTAATA AAAGCTGTGATGCTCCAACAAGAGTGTCTTTTGCATCTCTCAAAAAGGAATATAACAACTTGAATTATTTCCCAATTGGTACCACTGTAGAATATGAATGTCGGCCAGGATTTCAAAGACAACCTTTACTATCAGGCATATCAACTTGCCTTGAGAATTTAGAATGGTCCAAAGTTGAAGAAATTTGTAAAA aaaaagtaTGTCCTAATCCTGGAGAAATAAAAAATGGTCATATCACCATAGTAACCGACATATCATTTGGTTCAGAAATACGCTTCTCATGCGACACAGG GTACAGGCTGGTTGGCTCAACCTCTAGCTTCTGCTCTCTTTCCGGAAAAACCGTCGCGTGGAGTGATGAATTTCCCGAGTGCATAG aaattttgtgTCCAGATCCACCACAAATCGAGAATGGACGTATTAAAGAGGAAAGTGATACTTACGCATATAGACACGCTGTCACCTACGTGTGTGACAAAGGCTTCGTCCTGCTTGGAAAGAGTTCCATTTATTGTAACGTGGATAATGGCCAAGGGAAATGGAGTGACCCAGCACCCCAGTGCATAG AGAAATCCAAGATCCCATCAACATCTCCAAAACCGACAACAGTTAATGTTCCAGGTACTTCAAAACCGACAACAGTTAATGTTCCAG TAACGCAGCGTGTACCTGCTACCAAGACAACCACACGTCATCCACCAGGAACATCTAAAGATAAAGAAAGGTCTACCTCAG ATGGTAACCGTCTTATATATG
- the Cd55 gene encoding complement decay-accelerating factor isoform X1, with protein MLIRHCYPNPGGLLPRPGAGGHGTDGCGVLGCLGCDGSRDRRPREKQEGGSRANLQPCSWFFYSKAEEARGLSTCAPESPVASSALRHSLGCRNLRPAVVSAWISSDCGPPPEMPNATPEVDGKTSFPEYSNVVYSCNKGFKKIPDKEHTVLCLENGQWSTIETFCNKSCDAPTRVSFASLKKEYNNLNYFPIGTTVEYECRPGFQRQPLLSGISTCLENLEWSKVEEICKKKVCPNPGEIKNGHITIVTDISFGSEIRFSCDTGYRLVGSTSSFCSLSGKTVAWSDEFPECIEILCPDPPQIENGRIKEESDTYAYRHAVTYVCDKGFVLLGKSSIYCNVDNGQGKWSDPAPQCIEKSKIPSTSPKPTTVNVPGTSKPTTVNVPGTRVSPTSQKPTTVNVPGTRVSPTSQKPTTVNVPVTQRVPATKTTTRHPPGTSKDKERSTSDGNRLIYGLVAGTIVIDSILILKTSWILFKPDRSSDYREQKRDVSV; from the exons ATGCTCATCAGGCATTGTTACCCAAACCCGGGGGGCCTCCTCCCGCGGCCAGGTGCCGGAGGCCACGGGACGGATGGGTGTGGAGTGCTGGGCTGTCTGGGCTGTGATGGATCCCGCGACCGGAGACCGAGGGAAAAGCAAGAGGGAGGGTCGAGGGCGAATCTCCAGCCCTGCTCCTGGTTCTTTTATTCTAAGGCGGAGGAGGCCAGAGGGCTGTCCACCTGCGCCCCTGAGAGTCCAGTTGCCAGCAGCGCCCTGCGCCACTCACTTGGGTGTCGGAACTTGCGCCCAGCCGTGGTGTCGGCGTGGATATCGA GCGACTGCGGCCCACCTCCAGAAATGCCTAACGCCACGCCAGAGGTGGATGGGAAAACCAGTTTTCCCGAGTACAGCAATGTGGTATATTCATGTAATAAAGGCTTTAAGAAAATTCCAGACAAGGAACACACAGTGTTGTGTCTTGAAAATGGTCAATGGTCTACCATCGAAACATTCTGTAATA AAAGCTGTGATGCTCCAACAAGAGTGTCTTTTGCATCTCTCAAAAAGGAATATAACAACTTGAATTATTTCCCAATTGGTACCACTGTAGAATATGAATGTCGGCCAGGATTTCAAAGACAACCTTTACTATCAGGCATATCAACTTGCCTTGAGAATTTAGAATGGTCCAAAGTTGAAGAAATTTGTAAAA aaaaagtaTGTCCTAATCCTGGAGAAATAAAAAATGGTCATATCACCATAGTAACCGACATATCATTTGGTTCAGAAATACGCTTCTCATGCGACACAGG GTACAGGCTGGTTGGCTCAACCTCTAGCTTCTGCTCTCTTTCCGGAAAAACCGTCGCGTGGAGTGATGAATTTCCCGAGTGCATAG aaattttgtgTCCAGATCCACCACAAATCGAGAATGGACGTATTAAAGAGGAAAGTGATACTTACGCATATAGACACGCTGTCACCTACGTGTGTGACAAAGGCTTCGTCCTGCTTGGAAAGAGTTCCATTTATTGTAACGTGGATAATGGCCAAGGGAAATGGAGTGACCCAGCACCCCAGTGCATAG AGAAATCCAAGATCCCATCAACATCTCCAAAACCGACAACAGTTAATGTTCCAGGTACTTCAAAACCGACAACAGTTAATGTTCCAGGTACAAGAGTGTCACCAACATCTCAGAAACCTACCACAGTTAATGTTCCAGGCACAAGAGTCTCACCAACATCTCAGAAACCCACCACAGTTAATGTTCCAG TAACGCAGCGTGTACCTGCTACCAAGACAACCACACGTCATCCACCAGGAACATCTAAAGATAAAGAAAGGTCTACCTCAG ATGGTAACCGTCTTATATATG
- the Cd55 gene encoding complement decay-accelerating factor isoform X7, translating to MLIRHCYPNPGGLLPRPGAGGHGTDGCGVLGCLGCDGSRDRRPREKQEGGSRANLQPCSWFFYSKAEEARGLSTCAPESPVASSALRHSLGCRNLRPAVVSAWISSDCGPPPEMPNATPEVDGKTSFPEYSNVVYSCNKGFKKIPDKEHTVLCLENGQWSTIETFCNKSCDAPTRVSFASLKKEYNNLNYFPIGTTVEYECRPGFQRQPLLSGISTCLENLEWSKVEEICKKKVCPNPGEIKNGHITIVTDISFGSEIRFSCDTGYRLVGSTSSFCSLSGKTVAWSDEFPECIEILCPDPPQIENGRIKEESDTYAYRHAVTYVCDKGFVLLGKSSIYCNVDNGQGKWSDPAPQCIEKSKIPSTSPKPTTVNVPVTQRVPATKTTTRHPPGTSKDKERSTSDGNRLIYGLVAGTIVIDSILILKTSWILFKPDRSSDYREQKRDVSV from the exons ATGCTCATCAGGCATTGTTACCCAAACCCGGGGGGCCTCCTCCCGCGGCCAGGTGCCGGAGGCCACGGGACGGATGGGTGTGGAGTGCTGGGCTGTCTGGGCTGTGATGGATCCCGCGACCGGAGACCGAGGGAAAAGCAAGAGGGAGGGTCGAGGGCGAATCTCCAGCCCTGCTCCTGGTTCTTTTATTCTAAGGCGGAGGAGGCCAGAGGGCTGTCCACCTGCGCCCCTGAGAGTCCAGTTGCCAGCAGCGCCCTGCGCCACTCACTTGGGTGTCGGAACTTGCGCCCAGCCGTGGTGTCGGCGTGGATATCGA GCGACTGCGGCCCACCTCCAGAAATGCCTAACGCCACGCCAGAGGTGGATGGGAAAACCAGTTTTCCCGAGTACAGCAATGTGGTATATTCATGTAATAAAGGCTTTAAGAAAATTCCAGACAAGGAACACACAGTGTTGTGTCTTGAAAATGGTCAATGGTCTACCATCGAAACATTCTGTAATA AAAGCTGTGATGCTCCAACAAGAGTGTCTTTTGCATCTCTCAAAAAGGAATATAACAACTTGAATTATTTCCCAATTGGTACCACTGTAGAATATGAATGTCGGCCAGGATTTCAAAGACAACCTTTACTATCAGGCATATCAACTTGCCTTGAGAATTTAGAATGGTCCAAAGTTGAAGAAATTTGTAAAA aaaaagtaTGTCCTAATCCTGGAGAAATAAAAAATGGTCATATCACCATAGTAACCGACATATCATTTGGTTCAGAAATACGCTTCTCATGCGACACAGG GTACAGGCTGGTTGGCTCAACCTCTAGCTTCTGCTCTCTTTCCGGAAAAACCGTCGCGTGGAGTGATGAATTTCCCGAGTGCATAG aaattttgtgTCCAGATCCACCACAAATCGAGAATGGACGTATTAAAGAGGAAAGTGATACTTACGCATATAGACACGCTGTCACCTACGTGTGTGACAAAGGCTTCGTCCTGCTTGGAAAGAGTTCCATTTATTGTAACGTGGATAATGGCCAAGGGAAATGGAGTGACCCAGCACCCCAGTGCATAG AGAAATCCAAGATCCCATCAACATCTCCAAAACCGACAACAGTTAATGTTCCAG TAACGCAGCGTGTACCTGCTACCAAGACAACCACACGTCATCCACCAGGAACATCTAAAGATAAAGAAAGGTCTACCTCAG ATGGTAACCGTCTTATATATG